The Paenalcaligenes faecalis genome has a window encoding:
- a CDS encoding ABC transporter substrate-binding protein, whose translation MKVKNTVVLFSAAVAAMTASSVFAQVKIGTIASSTGMVSAIGIPQRNTAMMLPTKIGDLTIEYIHLDDASEPNNTVTSVKKLLTEEQVDAIIGPSGAPHALALIDLISEAKTPLLAPVGSISVVLPMDEKRKWVFKTTQNDGLVADKLLQHMQDNGVKTLAFIGTADAYGETWYGVLNERLAAKGITLVANERFKRPDTSVIGQVVKMMVAKPDAVLIAAPGGPSVLPQATLFDRHYEGTIYQTHGAAMNDFLRLGGQAVENTILGGSLMLVPTEIPDDNPSKAIALDYMNNYNERYGHMPATFGGNVYDASLLLMEALPVAATSAKPGTVEFREALRTALENIKELPGTQGIYNMTPEDHSGFDERGVELLTVKNGAWTLVK comes from the coding sequence ATGAAAGTAAAAAACACCGTTGTTTTATTTAGTGCAGCAGTGGCTGCTATGACAGCATCTTCCGTATTTGCTCAGGTAAAAATCGGTACGATTGCTTCGTCTACTGGGATGGTATCGGCCATCGGAATCCCACAGCGTAATACAGCGATGATGCTGCCCACTAAAATTGGTGACTTAACCATCGAATATATTCATTTAGACGATGCCAGTGAGCCAAATAATACGGTGACTTCCGTTAAAAAGCTGCTGACAGAAGAACAGGTCGATGCCATTATTGGGCCATCAGGTGCTCCGCATGCATTAGCGCTGATTGATTTAATTAGCGAGGCAAAAACGCCATTGCTGGCTCCGGTGGGCTCCATTTCAGTGGTGTTGCCGATGGATGAAAAACGGAAGTGGGTATTTAAAACTACGCAGAATGATGGCTTGGTCGCAGATAAGCTACTGCAGCATATGCAGGATAACGGAGTTAAAACCTTAGCGTTTATTGGGACAGCTGATGCGTACGGCGAGACATGGTATGGGGTACTAAACGAAAGATTGGCCGCCAAAGGCATTACCTTAGTCGCTAATGAACGTTTTAAACGTCCAGATACTTCTGTGATAGGGCAGGTTGTGAAAATGATGGTGGCTAAACCTGATGCGGTATTGATTGCTGCTCCGGGTGGGCCTTCTGTGTTGCCGCAGGCCACATTATTCGATCGCCATTACGAAGGTACAATTTATCAAACTCATGGTGCAGCCATGAATGATTTCCTACGTTTGGGTGGTCAAGCCGTAGAAAATACGATTTTGGGTGGTAGTTTGATGTTAGTGCCTACCGAGATTCCAGATGATAATCCGTCTAAAGCGATTGCCCTAGACTACATGAATAATTACAACGAGCGATATGGGCACATGCCAGCGACATTTGGCGGTAATGTGTATGATGCCTCTTTATTGCTCATGGAAGCCTTACCAGTAGCAGCTACAAGCGCTAAGCCGGGCACGGTAGAGTTCCGAGAAGCCTTGCGAACAGCGTTAGAAAACATTAAAGAATTACCGGGTACTCAAGGTATCTATAACATGACGCCCGAAGACCATAGTGGGTTCGATGAGCGTGGGGTAGAGCTACTCACGGTTAAAAATGGCGCATGGACGTTGGTTAAATAA